tATCAAGATTAATAAAACGTATGAAAATGATGTAATCTTGAAAAGGTGTTGAAGATGAGTTAAGCAAAAGCAAATATGTAAATAAAAAGAATCAAATTAGAGATTTCATAGAGGACTTTTCATCATCTCCATCTCACTCTCTCTCTGTTGCTCTATTTGTCTGTCAATTCTTCAACCATTTCTCAATACCGCCGGTGACTCTTTCAACTCATCAAAGCGGCGATTGCAACTCACTCGTCTCTGAAATGGTGTTGCATTCACTTCTTCTTCGTCGGTTGTTAAAACAATGATGGTAGGTATTATCATTCTCATGGcctgatttatttatttttttgaatcaTGAATAAGCTACTGCTAAGTTAAAATCTTTTGATGGTAATTCGAAAGTCCATTATGGAAACAACATACCAAAGTTTAAACCAAACATCGCCCTTTTATGATGGTGATCATAACTATTTTTCGAAATACCTTAGTAGAAAAACTATGACAGTCCATGGTTATAACTTATAAACTAACCAGCAACTATTTAATTCAGGAACGTCTTCGAAAATCTTCGAAAATTTCTGAGCTCTGTGCGATGATAAAATACGGGCccctaaaatatatatttttaaaaagaatatataaaaggttttaaatatatgaaaatgaattaaaaatttGTGGAACCATCCGCATGTTGCGGCAGGCTGCTTTTTTTTTTACGTGGAAACATAGATAAAAAGAACATCACACGCCTATTTGGACAACGGAACAAGGAAAGAAAACACGTTGTAGGGGTAAATTCAGAAAATACGGAATAGTTACATCGTAACTTTAAAAATCGTTATTTACGATCATGTAAAACTATCGTAACCTATCCAAATTTATTTAGAAAATACACagagttgaaagaaaaaaaaacaaaataagttttttttttcataaaaaaatgaaACACGTAAAACTAATTGtagattgaataatattttaagaaattaacataaATAATCATTTTTAAACTATATTTGAGAAGTAACTATGATTCTCATTTTGATTTAGTGTAAcacaaaattagttaattaatatcATTTGCATTTAATGCACAGGTAACAAAGATAAGgaaaaaatcaactaaaaatgAAGCTATCAGGATTAGAACCCAAAACCTGCTTGCAAATAAAGTGACTTGGAAACCACCAAACCATGCGCCTCATGATGTCATTTCTATTTCAGTACTTATATATTCTAAGTTCTACAGcgtaactttattttttttttttaaatttcggGCACTCGGAGGGTTTGGGCCCTGAGTCGTCGCCCACTCCGCACCCCCTCCGGGCCGCCCCTGATTTAATTACTTAGATATATCATTCGGAACCTCAATAGTAACTCCCTTGAGTAGTTACAACTGCACATATTTAGCACTGTTGAGATCTTGAGATCAGTTGTTATCAACATAAGTTACTGCTAATCAGTAGTAACTTAACACTAAGGACCAAATTACTGAATTACTTACTATTGATATTTCCCACTTAAAACCCATGCAACTTTTCATTAACGATGCAAATCCGAAGCAATTTCCAATGGTACTTCTATAAAGAAAAGTATATTTCTTTTACTTCTGCAGGGGATCTGCACCATGAACCTCCAAGCGTATACTCTGCAcctccttttccttttccttttcctatTCTCTTTTTGTTTTAACATCTTTGTTGAGTTGTTTGAGTACCCGGTTGACTGTTTATTTAGCTGATGGGAGGGTTAACAGGTCCCCTGGTGGCCCGGtcctcttgtactttcattgATGGACATGACACTCTTTTACTGAATTCATTTCCTTTTGTTTTCATGTTTGTACATTTTCCCGATACATGTGGTTGTGTATACGTGGCATTCATACCAACATTGAGAAAACTAATCGTATGGTGATTGGTTTGACAGCTAGACTAAAGGTCTCTGTATAAACCACACCCTTTGTCCGATGAAAGCCCTTGGCAACTAGTTGGGCTTTATATCtgttgtttgacccgtttgggtgaaAGTTGAGTCGGTAGACCTACTTATACAAACAATTTTGACCTCTGAAGGATATGCTACTAATTTCATGGTATAGTTTGGCAAGCAACAATCTCTATACCCATGGCATCACATCATTTTTTGTTCTTAAAATATTAAGACTTAAATGCCTGGTTGGTTCATGTGGTTTGTCATTTTTGCAGAGTCTAACCCaagtcttcaataattacaaagTTGGTCCCAGTGGTTATAATTTTTAAACTCGGATGGTCCTTATTACTAACCTCTGTTAAGTGTGTgtaaaattactaaattacccctagattaaaataaaacaattaaataaaagtaaaaaaatgaaagatGAGCCCACTTTATTCTCTATctcttagggtgtaaggggcactcccctaagaggggagtcccctctcttacgccccaccaatcctcgtgtgccacgtcaactccactcttaaactcccctaacaccctaaattgatggcggcactcccctcttaggtgacttggttttttatttttttttgtttttttatttgttgaaaatatgcatgtttataaaaaaaatattaataaaaattaaataaaatttaacaaaagacatttcaaagtagaaaataaaaataaaaattaaattcaaactagaaaattaaaattacattcaaactagaaaataaaaattacattaaaactagaaaataaaaattttagaaatcgaatggccacccgtacttgttagcgatttcgcgctttcgggcgaggatgaacggCAACATATTTGGCGAagcatcgtcgtgcggcttgaggaatgttttcatatctcgatcgtaattgtagtttttcatcgtctcgcgttgttccgATATTAGCTCGCGAGCTTCCGACTCTCTTTTTGTTGGTAGAGCAATGTACCCAAAAATTTTATGCCAAAAACTATCGAggttttgttgattgcccttctttttgttggtagagcaatgtacccacgccttcgccaacgcctcttcttggacctttgtccatttttcgctcaccgtttttccctttttatcccgagcgtcatcttcttcgttgcccgcgtcttcatccacattatattcatcATCCTCGTTCTCGTCctcgtcgcccaaattttgagtttcgggcactacctcatcgtcctcgtcgtcgtaaataggtagaggacgttcgacatttcctcgtgtagttggaacttgtggggaacgaaaagcatatgggtcgaaggcgggggattgaggaggagcgtccattgataacaaattttgaaaatagccgaaattggCTTGAAGGTTGGGTGGTTGGGTGTTGTCAAAGGAGGGGTGTGaaggttgttggaaaaaaaacgggggttgtgaagtgtatccgaaagggggttgtagttgtgcacttgcaccgctcgaaccaccacgagacggttgcgagccccgtcccttagtttttttcttggcctcgcggggttggttctccattgctcggtttgaagtaggtgtggtttgagagtataaaaaatgagtgaagcgggtgtggtttgagagtataaaaaatgtgtgaaattggtgtggtttgagagtataaaaaatgagtGAATGGTGTggttatttatatatgtttaaaaagtaatttttttttaaaagtcgACCGTTAAATTATGACCGTTCCTCAACATTCGTGCCCATTCAACGCGGTGAATACCCACCGATCCCCTTCCCCGAATCAGGTCCCCacgttgatggcggcggtgttcccgatcggggttAGGTGTCACCGCATGCCTCCCCGCTGTACGCCCTGTTCACCCTTAAAAAcccttcttctctttttctctctctcaGTTCACAAGAAACACAAAGATTCACCACCACCATCTATCTTCAACACTGTGAATTAAAATGTGAGATTTTATTAAGACACCAAAAGGGGATTTTAATGGTTAGATCATATGGACAACAACCACAATGGCTGATCTACagctacataatttgtttttggGTGTGTGTGCATAAATGACGAAATTACAACAAAATCCGGAAATCAAAGAATTGTCATAAGGCATTGGTTTCATCCGTAACTATTTGGAATCGCAAGACCGTCTTCGGCGTATACATATCGGTTAACAAAAAACGGCCGTCATCAGGACCAACTCGCCAAATTTAGAGGGAGAACTGAAACCGAAACCCATAACCGATGGTGATTTAAGGTGGCGACAGCGGCGGGTTATTGATTGTGGTTGACCGGTCACCACAGATGGGGCACTGGCTTGTGGTGACCGGTGGTGATTTAAGGTGGCGACGACGGGTAGTTCAGGACTTCAGGTTGGTTGGGGTTGTTGGTTGTTATGAGTGGCGTGGCCGGGGTTCGTGTGGTGGTTTACAAAGCAACATGTTCGTCACTAGAGGTTGGGAGGGTGTTTGATGGTGGAAGTACATGGTAGTGTGGTTGGGCGATGGTGGTGGTAGAGGTGTGGTGGTTTGGTTTTTTTAGAGAGAAAGGGAGAGAGGAGGAAGAAGGTATAACCATTTGgtgttatttttttaatcttaGGGGTAAACTAGTCATTTAATACACGTTTACTACTTTACTAGGACCAACACTGTAATTATTGAAGCATTGGGATCAATTCCGCAAAAATAATAAACCACGgtgaccaaccaagcatttaactcaaaTATTAATGACCAAACATTACAGACACTAGTTTTTTTAACAAAGGAACACAAACAACGAAAATCCATTCATTTAAATGTCCATGTTCGTTTGTTCGGTTAAagataaacaaacgaacacgaaaaaTCCCCGCTCTCTAGTCggtatatatacatacacacacataccccccatatatgtgtgtgtgtgtgatctTCCCTAAATTAGAAAAAAAGTTCCCTTCAACAATTGTATTCCATTTTTATATAATTACCTGGTTAATTTTGATATAAATATCATGAATTAACTATGATGGTTATTTTAGGTCATTGAACGTTGCACTGTATGGCATTTTTGTGGCGATTGTGTTAGTATTGGTGCAGACAGTTGCTCAGATGATGGGCAATTCATGTACCCAAGAAAACAAGACACACATAGCAATTTGCTTAGCAACATTAGTTGTGAATTTTGTTGCAGCCATATGGGTGTTCTCTCAAACAGCTAATATACAACACCATGATTGGAAAATTATCATCTTCAAAGCCATCTTCATGTTTACAGCAGTACTTTCTCCATATTTTGCATTCCATATGCTTGTACAAGAATGGTTCACTTGGTCTCGTTTTATCATTATATGCGCCACTATAACCATCATAGAGGGTTATAACATCATGCAGATCATGTCTATTTGGCTTTATCAAAAATTTGCATTTGCCATTTGGTTAGTCACTATGAAATTTTCAGTAGTGTTCTTGGGATATCAGTTGCAAAATGTTGTTGTCTAAGTTGAGAAAATAGTTCTGATTATGTAAGAAATCAGTGGTATTTTAttagtaacataaattttgggGCAAATTAATTTGAGATTATGTATGTTATCTTATAGTACTCGCTACATCTAAAAATAAATGTGCCATTGTACCTAAAAAAATCAGCCTACTCTAGTATACTTGATTTTTAGAACTCCATAGGTAAAGTTTGGAAAATAACTCATGTTGTGTACATAGATGCGCATTAGGTCCCAGTAGTTGTGCAAATGTTGCATCTTTAGCAAAAATGTTCTATAATTAATACTCTACACTTTGCAAATATTAGTGTTCTATAATCAATACTTTACACTTTGCAAATATTAGTGATTTCAGacctatatatatagagagagagagaaacgggatcaggagaaaacgccccaAAAAAAAAGCTTCCCACCTCTTTTATCAAATGATTTGtgttggaagttcaccaaatgagTACACATACCGTTTTGTCTTAAGGTGTGTGCGGTGTTAACTAGACTTTTAGATGGAGTTTTGATGCAAGCTCGGGTTATTAAGTAGGGATTTGACTAGCATGTTTATGTGAAAAATGGGTTGATTGGTGTGTACTGCAGTTGTGGGGATATTAAGGATTTGAGAAAGGTGTTTGATGATATGGTTGATAAGGGTACTCTAAGTTACCCGATTACAAGGAAGCATTTTTGTGGTTTCGACAATTGAGGGAACTTGGTGTCGAGCCTGATGACTTTACGTTTGTAGCCTATTTTCTGTTTGTTCACAGAACCGCGAAGAAGTATTAGGAGGATAattgcattcatatattgtgccAACTGGAGCTCATATTGATATGCTATTGTGGACATGTACGGGAAATGTGGGCGTTTGCAGTCGTCTCAAGCATTCTTTGACCGAATGAGCCGTAGAAACGTGGTTTCATGGACATCTATCAATGTCAAATCGAAATTTGGAAATGAGCCTTGGATTTTTACTTCCTCTTAGACCCTAAAACAGTTTAGCCACCCTTGATTTACTCCAGTATACAATGCTGGAAACAAAATCGTTTCATGTGAACAAAAAGTATTCAATTATATGTTACATCCCAACATATATTGAAAAAAACGTTGAATTAATTGACtactatagttttttttttccattttttgcGACATGAACATCCTTTAAATTTACAATTtaggtcactaaacatgttaaatAAGTTGTTTCGTATATTGACAAAACGTCTTATTTAACCGTTTTTTAGTGACCTGGAAAACAAAAACGATACTAGTCAATTAACCCAAAAAAACCTTAATGACAAATTTATGAACTCTTCTAACCCTATACATCCACACACACAATCATTATTCAACTTACACAATGCCAAGAAACCTTCATCATCAAACCACTCCTTCATCCATCGCAACGTTTTTCTTGCTAAACAACCTCGTTAGATTCGGCACCATTTTTTCTCTCTTCACCGAACCCAACTTACCCGAGTTCCGGGCCCCCGGAGTCCGGACCTTTTGCAAACTAACCCGTTTAACCGACACCTTGTTCCTGACTTTGGTCACCGATCTCCGTGGTGAAGCCACAACCTTTACGGGTAACCCGGTGTCCGCACCCTCTACATCGGCTTCCGGGTCGACCTCAATACTTAATTCGCTAATCTCTCTTTCTGCCCTCTCAATTTTCATCAGTAACTCCTTTTCACTTGCCTTCAAAGCCTCCACCCATGCCTGTGCTGCCGCAATTTTCTTATCGGAAAGCTCCGCAGCCCCGCCTGCTTTCCCCGTTAAGTATTCGTATTCGAAGTCGGTGATCGTTATCATCGAACGATCTTTACTAGCCGTATCTCTACCTTCCACTGCTGTATTAATCAGATTCCTTAAATTTCCCAAAGCTTTAGATTCTGATGATTTGATTGCTTTCAGTTCCTCCATTGCTGCATCTAATCTATCCTCTGCCACATCGATTTCGTATTCGGTTTTCTCAATCTCCCCCTTCATGGTTTCAACTTCCTCATTAATAACATCTCTATCTTTCTTTGTTGTTTCGGCTTCTGCTTTTAACTGTTCGAGTGTCACCGCTAGATTCGATGCAACCGCGTTGGTCTTTGATTCAGCGGATACAAGAGCTTCTAGTTTCGCCTTTGCCCGTAAAATCTTCGAGTTCAGGCTTTGAACCGTTACCTCCCGTTTCTGTTCTGCTTCCTGTAATCGAACCGTTTCAGCTCGAACATGAATCAACTCGTCTCGAATCACATCCATGGATGTTTTGAATCTAACCCCTTCTCCTTTAACCAACGCAAGCTCCCGTTTCGCACCCGCTAACTCATCGGTTATCGAATTCATCGGAGACCCTTCTTGCTTCACCAAATTCACATCATACAATGTCATTTGCATCTCCTTCTTTTTAGCCTCTTCTTCTCTATCCAATTCAATCGATTCACATTCTTTAACCGCTTCAATTCGAGCGAATTCGACAATCGTTTGCTCCTCATCAAGCTCTTGCAGTTCTTTCTTCATCAATTCCATAGACGCCAAAAGTGTCGACCGTTTCGAATTCGACGCTTTTGTTGCTCTCTCGGCGTGTCGTTTCTCCTTCATCACACGCATCATATCTACCTT
Above is a window of Helianthus annuus cultivar XRQ/B chromosome 14, HanXRQr2.0-SUNRISE, whole genome shotgun sequence DNA encoding:
- the LOC110893938 gene encoding protein PLASTID MOVEMENT IMPAIRED 2, which translates into the protein MIHQKKDKSPMQRSELESIEIELSEAKKAVRELSLKIEEANLRSRGLQRKPKWRQQEDTETSVKTEDVRYTEVMNELEHMKQEMQKLKVDMMRVMKEKRHAERATKASNSKRSTLLASMELMKKELQELDEEQTIVEFARIEAVKECESIELDREEEAKKKEMQMTLYDVNLVKQEGSPMNSITDELAGAKRELALVKGEGVRFKTSMDVIRDELIHVRAETVRLQEAEQKREVTVQSLNSKILRAKAKLEALVSAESKTNAVASNLAVTLEQLKAEAETTKKDRDVINEEVETMKGEIEKTEYEIDVAEDRLDAAMEELKAIKSSESKALGNLRNLINTAVEGRDTASKDRSMITITDFEYEYLTGKAGGAAELSDKKIAAAQAWVEALKASEKELLMKIERAEREISELSIEVDPEADVEGADTGLPVKVVASPRRSVTKVRNKVSVKRVSLQKVRTPGARNSGKLGSVKREKMVPNLTRLFSKKNVAMDEGVV